One segment of Altererythrobacter sp. Root672 DNA contains the following:
- a CDS encoding M48 family metalloprotease: MRPATSLLARLLAFAALLVIGVQPVAAQSILRDAETEALLQDLVEPITEAAGLQKGAVDVVLLDDPSINAFVAGGQRIYIHSGLINAADNANMVQGVLAHEMGHITGGHIISGTDSMGKAMKIQLLSMLAGIAAAVAGAGDAAMAAMALGQQAALGNYLSFSRTQESSADAAGVQYLSKAGITGKGSLAFFQKLQNQEFRYGYSQSDEAGFARTHPLSGDRLARLELDYRADPAWDTPPDPEQQERFLRIKAKLFGYLATPQQTLNSYPTYMTSVPARYARAYAYHKESRMEDALAETDALIAADPKDPYFLELKGQVLLESGKPAEALEPLRQSVEMTNNDPLIATTFAHALLATEDQGHLEEAEKVLRAAVGRDRENPSAWYQLGVVYGARGDIPRARLASAEQQIMSGRPREALQNAESAEHTLPQGTSDWIRAQDVAMQARAELENERNRR; encoded by the coding sequence ATGCGACCCGCCACCAGCCTGCTCGCTCGCCTGCTAGCCTTCGCGGCCCTGCTCGTCATCGGCGTTCAACCCGTCGCTGCGCAGTCGATCCTGCGCGACGCAGAAACCGAAGCCTTGCTGCAGGATCTCGTCGAACCCATCACCGAGGCGGCCGGCTTGCAGAAGGGCGCGGTCGATGTCGTTCTGCTGGATGACCCGTCGATCAACGCTTTCGTCGCCGGCGGGCAAAGGATCTACATCCATTCCGGCCTGATCAACGCGGCCGACAATGCCAACATGGTCCAGGGCGTATTGGCGCACGAAATGGGCCACATCACCGGCGGTCACATAATCAGCGGCACCGACAGCATGGGCAAGGCCATGAAGATCCAGCTCCTTTCGATGCTGGCCGGAATTGCCGCCGCCGTCGCTGGTGCTGGTGACGCGGCGATGGCGGCGATGGCCCTTGGCCAACAGGCCGCTCTTGGGAATTACCTGTCCTTTTCCCGGACCCAGGAATCGAGTGCTGACGCCGCGGGCGTGCAGTACCTTTCGAAGGCGGGGATTACGGGCAAGGGCTCGCTCGCGTTCTTCCAAAAGCTGCAAAATCAGGAATTCCGCTACGGCTACAGCCAGAGCGACGAAGCCGGTTTCGCCCGGACGCACCCGCTCTCCGGCGATCGCCTTGCCCGTCTTGAGCTGGACTATCGCGCCGATCCCGCTTGGGACACGCCGCCCGACCCGGAGCAGCAGGAACGCTTCCTGCGCATCAAGGCCAAGCTGTTCGGCTATCTGGCGACGCCGCAGCAGACGCTCAATTCCTATCCGACCTACATGACATCGGTGCCGGCCCGCTATGCCCGCGCCTATGCCTACCACAAGGAATCGCGGATGGAGGATGCGCTCGCCGAAACCGACGCGCTGATCGCCGCTGATCCCAAGGACCCCTATTTCCTCGAGCTGAAGGGCCAGGTCCTGCTCGAATCGGGCAAGCCTGCGGAGGCGCTGGAACCGCTGCGCCAGTCGGTCGAAATGACCAACAACGACCCGCTGATCGCCACGACTTTCGCTCACGCCCTGCTCGCGACCGAAGACCAGGGCCATCTGGAAGAGGCCGAAAAGGTGCTCCGCGCGGCTGTCGGTCGCGACCGGGAGAACCCCTCGGCCTGGTACCAGCTCGGTGTGGTCTACGGCGCTCGCGGCGACATCCCGCGGGCTCGGCTGGCGAGCGCAGAGCAACAGATCATGAGCGGCCGTCCGCGCGAGGCCCTGCAGAACGCGGAATCGGCTGAACATACCTTGCCACAGGGCACGTCGGACTGGATCCGGGCGCAGGACGTCGCGATGCAGGCGCGCGCGGAGCTCGAGAACGAACGGAACCGCCGATGA
- a CDS encoding sterol desaturase family protein, whose product MTAIVAARYALSSGVFAFVTRRIHPGLYAGLDPQIRREIVWSLASAAIYGVPAGIVAWGWQNRGWTQIYTGLADYPLWYLPVSLFAYLLLHDTWFYWTHRLFHRPRWFRAAHAVHHASRPPTAWAAMSFHPIEALSGAVVIPLLVFVVPIHVAMLGLVLAIMTLMGVTNHMGWEMFPRALVHSRLGGWLITASHHQRHHDAYRCNYGLYFRFWDRLCGTDRGLAIPDPA is encoded by the coding sequence ATGACGGCCATCGTCGCTGCACGCTATGCGCTTTCAAGCGGAGTGTTCGCGTTCGTCACACGCCGCATCCACCCAGGGCTCTATGCCGGGCTGGACCCGCAAATCCGGCGCGAGATCGTCTGGTCGCTCGCCTCGGCGGCGATCTATGGGGTTCCTGCCGGAATCGTCGCGTGGGGCTGGCAAAACCGCGGCTGGACGCAGATCTACACCGGCCTTGCCGACTATCCGCTGTGGTACTTGCCGGTCTCGCTCTTCGCTTATCTCCTCCTACACGATACCTGGTTCTACTGGACCCACCGCCTGTTCCACCGTCCGCGCTGGTTCCGGGCCGCCCACGCGGTCCACCATGCGAGCCGACCGCCAACCGCCTGGGCGGCGATGAGCTTCCACCCGATCGAGGCCCTGAGCGGCGCCGTGGTCATTCCGTTGCTGGTGTTCGTGGTGCCGATCCATGTCGCCATGCTCGGCCTGGTGCTGGCGATCATGACCCTGATGGGCGTGACCAACCACATGGGGTGGGAGATGTTTCCCCGCGCGCTCGTCCATTCCAGGCTAGGCGGCTGGCTGATTACCGCGAGCCACCACCAGCGGCATCATGATGCGTACCGCTGCAACTACGGGCTCTATTTCCGCTTCTGGGACCGCCTGTGCGGCACCGACCGGGGCCTCGCCATCCCGGACCCGGCCTAG
- a CDS encoding MmcB family DNA repair protein: MADSPSLALGSELSERRAAAVARGICRLFARNDIWALPEMPLRNGRRADLMGIDAKGHIVIVEIKTARSDLLGDGKWPDYLDFCDKFFWGLPPELDRTCLEGPDFRPDCCGVIVADEYDAEIVRPAPSHPLAAARRKVETERLARTALRRHLVGLDPQCAVWGQGLG; the protein is encoded by the coding sequence ATGGCCGATTCTCCCAGTCTCGCTCTTGGCTCCGAACTCTCTGAACGTCGTGCGGCAGCGGTGGCGCGCGGCATCTGCCGGCTATTTGCGCGCAACGACATCTGGGCTCTCCCCGAAATGCCGCTGCGCAACGGGCGGCGAGCGGACCTCATGGGGATCGACGCCAAGGGCCATATCGTCATCGTCGAGATCAAGACCGCCCGGTCGGACTTGCTGGGTGACGGCAAGTGGCCCGACTATCTCGATTTCTGCGACAAGTTCTTCTGGGGCCTGCCGCCTGAACTTGACCGCACCTGTCTGGAAGGCCCCGACTTCCGTCCCGATTGCTGCGGCGTGATCGTGGCCGACGAATACGACGCCGAGATCGTCCGGCCGGCGCCAAGCCATCCGCTGGCCGCCGCCCGGCGCAAGGTCGAGACCGAACGCCTGGCGCGCACGGCCCTGCGCCGCCATCTCGTCGGACTCGACCCGCAGTGCGCTGTCTGGGGCCAAGGCCTGGGCTAA
- a CDS encoding diacylglycerol/lipid kinase family protein yields the protein MGVPARNIAKQLAAPVVQLFTNPTSGSYSRERIAELARSLEAEGATVLHCDSGGDPEFAETATHVCVVGGDGTVRRVAGAMARQTRAVPLSIYPSGTINLLAREAEYPADPRAFARLVLQGRAGRPHYPVALGDGFFFSCAGAGPDSYAVERVSLPLKRRIGRLAYAAAFCKLLWHWPRHSIRLEAEGRVLECEAFYVAKGRYYAGAWSLARAARVHDPLLHLVALPRARRRDYARFVFGLICGRDASRQAGVVSFTCRELTATCKVALPLQADGDIVGTLPASMAVSEVPLAFC from the coding sequence ATGGGCGTGCCTGCGCGGAACATTGCGAAACAGCTGGCCGCGCCAGTGGTCCAGCTGTTCACCAATCCCACCTCGGGATCGTATTCGCGCGAGCGCATTGCGGAGCTGGCGCGGTCGCTGGAGGCAGAGGGTGCGACTGTCCTTCACTGCGACAGTGGCGGTGACCCCGAGTTCGCCGAAACCGCCACCCACGTCTGCGTTGTCGGCGGAGATGGAACCGTGCGCCGCGTGGCTGGTGCGATGGCTCGGCAGACGCGTGCGGTTCCGCTCAGCATCTACCCTTCGGGAACCATCAACCTGCTCGCGCGAGAAGCGGAATATCCTGCCGATCCGCGCGCCTTTGCCCGGCTCGTCCTCCAAGGCCGCGCGGGGCGCCCGCACTATCCTGTCGCGCTGGGTGACGGGTTCTTCTTTTCTTGCGCCGGAGCAGGGCCGGACAGCTACGCGGTTGAGCGTGTCTCGTTGCCGCTCAAGCGGCGGATCGGGCGCCTCGCCTACGCTGCCGCGTTCTGTAAGTTGCTGTGGCATTGGCCGCGGCACTCCATTCGCCTCGAGGCCGAAGGCCGGGTGCTCGAATGCGAGGCGTTCTATGTCGCCAAGGGCCGCTATTACGCTGGCGCATGGAGCCTCGCCCGGGCGGCTCGCGTGCACGATCCGCTGTTGCACCTCGTCGCCCTGCCCAGGGCTCGGCGTCGCGACTATGCGCGTTTCGTGTTCGGCTTGATCTGCGGACGCGACGCTTCGCGCCAGGCGGGCGTGGTGAGCTTCACCTGTCGAGAGCTGACCGCCACGTGCAAAGTCGCGCTCCCGTTGCAGGCGGATGGGGACATCGTCGGCACGCTTCCGGCCTCGATGGCCGTCAGCGAAGTGCCGCTGGCCTTCTGTTAG
- a CDS encoding DUF6152 family protein, translated as MNKTTRMAIAAAAGLGALLAVPAVAHHSTAMFDWGVPTEMKGVTVERWVWTNPHTFLYVKDSAGNRWAFEGMSPNHLSRSGWSKRSLTPGEKIDLTYYKLRDGRHGGFNVTVKRANGESLQQLPVRM; from the coding sequence ATGAACAAGACAACCCGCATGGCGATCGCCGCCGCGGCCGGGCTCGGTGCGCTTCTTGCCGTGCCCGCCGTCGCTCACCATTCCACCGCGATGTTCGACTGGGGCGTGCCGACCGAAATGAAGGGCGTCACCGTGGAGCGCTGGGTGTGGACCAATCCGCACACCTTCCTCTACGTCAAGGATTCGGCCGGCAATCGCTGGGCGTTCGAAGGCATGAGCCCGAACCACCTTTCGCGTTCCGGCTGGTCGAAGCGTTCGCTGACCCCGGGCGAAAAGATCGACCTGACTTACTACAAGCTCCGCGACGGCCGCCACGGCGGCTTCAACGTTACTGTCAAGCGCGCCAACGGCGAGTCTCTGCAACAGCTACCGGTGCGTATGTAG
- a CDS encoding Ppx/GppA family phosphatase gives MKELLRSDAFRLDRGAPDRAVVDIGSNTVRLVVYSGSQRVPDVWFNEKVSARLGRELNDTGRIPDRAAGLALAGLRRFAAILRDLDVKWIDVVGTAAVREAVNAEPFLAQVREIGLEPRVLTGQEEAQASAWGVIGAFPDAHGVVADLGGGSLELVSVEDGRSHHGESLPLGTLRLSGLREKGPVAFKRAVHKAFEKAGWAAAHPGPLYMVGGTWRAFATYTMRSTLHPLTDPHTFELDVADADSIAKKLVRSEPRILMETARISAMRANALPDAAAIMRAMLAELQPTHLVFSSWGLREGLLHQRLSPEDRAKDPLLEGISYFVAPRASSAPLAAAIAAWTAGAATQDAEPEAERLRLAATMLALSAVRLEPNLRVRHSLDWALHKRWIGVDMAGRAQIAAALLGACGKQIITPDLLRLAPEEKLKQAIGWGLATRLCLRLGGGVPPSPTASSLTLSDGDLILRLGNSLRDLTSPAIEQDLRVLAEWLGANPVLKLMTAA, from the coding sequence ATGAAGGAGCTCCTACGCTCCGACGCCTTCAGGCTAGACCGAGGGGCGCCGGACCGGGCGGTGGTCGACATCGGCTCGAACACCGTACGTCTCGTCGTCTATTCGGGCTCGCAACGGGTGCCTGATGTCTGGTTCAACGAGAAGGTCAGCGCCCGGCTGGGCCGTGAGTTGAACGATACCGGCCGTATTCCCGATCGGGCGGCCGGGCTCGCGCTGGCCGGACTGCGCCGCTTTGCCGCGATCCTGCGCGATCTCGACGTGAAGTGGATCGACGTCGTCGGCACCGCCGCGGTTCGTGAGGCCGTGAATGCCGAGCCGTTCCTGGCTCAGGTGCGGGAAATCGGCCTCGAACCGCGCGTCCTCACCGGCCAGGAAGAAGCGCAGGCCTCCGCCTGGGGCGTGATCGGCGCCTTTCCCGATGCGCACGGCGTGGTCGCGGACTTGGGCGGCGGAAGCCTCGAGCTCGTGTCGGTGGAAGACGGCCGTTCCCACCATGGCGAAAGCCTGCCGCTCGGAACCCTGCGCCTGTCAGGCCTCAGGGAGAAGGGTCCGGTCGCTTTCAAGCGCGCGGTCCACAAAGCCTTCGAGAAGGCCGGATGGGCGGCCGCGCATCCAGGCCCGCTCTACATGGTCGGCGGGACATGGCGCGCCTTCGCCACCTACACCATGCGCAGCACCCTGCACCCGCTGACCGACCCGCACACGTTTGAGCTGGATGTCGCAGACGCCGACAGTATCGCCAAGAAGCTGGTCCGCAGCGAGCCGCGCATCCTGATGGAAACAGCGCGCATTTCGGCCATGCGTGCGAACGCCCTGCCCGATGCGGCCGCAATCATGCGCGCCATGCTGGCCGAATTGCAGCCGACCCATCTGGTGTTCTCATCGTGGGGTCTGCGCGAAGGGCTGCTTCATCAGCGGTTGAGCCCAGAGGATCGGGCAAAGGATCCTTTGCTGGAAGGCATCAGCTATTTCGTCGCGCCGCGCGCCAGTTCAGCCCCTCTCGCCGCGGCGATCGCGGCATGGACGGCAGGTGCGGCGACGCAGGACGCGGAGCCCGAGGCTGAGCGGCTCCGCCTCGCCGCGACGATGCTGGCACTCTCCGCCGTGCGGCTGGAGCCCAACTTGCGTGTGCGGCACTCGCTCGACTGGGCGCTCCACAAGCGCTGGATCGGGGTGGACATGGCCGGCCGCGCGCAGATCGCGGCAGCGCTGCTCGGCGCTTGCGGCAAGCAGATCATCACGCCGGACCTTTTGCGGCTGGCTCCCGAGGAGAAGTTGAAGCAGGCGATCGGCTGGGGCCTCGCCACGCGGCTGTGCCTGAGGCTTGGTGGCGGCGTGCCCCCATCGCCCACCGCCAGCTCGCTCACCCTGTCGGATGGCGATCTCATCTTGCGGCTGGGGAATTCGCTCCGCGACCTTACTTCGCCTGCAATCGAGCAGGACCTCAGGGTTTTAGCCGAGTGGCTTGGCGCAAATCCCGTCCTAAAGCTGATGACCGCCGCATGA
- a CDS encoding RNA degradosome polyphosphate kinase codes for MISAVSSFDPVERPDINDRFFNRELSWLSFNERVLAEATRPSYPLLERLRFLAISGSNLDEFMMIRVAGLSGQVRSGVDEVSIDGKTPQQQVAAVRSKIGELVDMQQRALAELRALLDNQGIHIVDERHMDSQATAWLRQYFIDYVVPVVTPQAIDPAHPFPFVANQGIGVLFSLTRIRDGARLVEMVLIPNAIPRFVRIPGDEATYVSIESVICRFADLLFPGFQVEGDGVFRVLRDSDIELEEEAEDLVRYFRTAIQRRRRGRVILMEIDRDCAPEAEAILREQLALPDTLVNKTDGMLGIGGLAGVVEEDRPDLKFEPFNPRYPERILEHDGDCFAAIREKDMIIHHPYESFEAVVDFIRQAAKDPSVVSIKQTLYRAGNQSSIIAALITAAESGKSVTAVVELKARFDEEQNLHWASELERAGVQVIYGFIDWKTHAKVSMIVRREEQAYRTYCHFGTGNYHPQTARIYTDFSYFTADESLARDAVKLFNFITGYVEPQRTEQLSISPINLRETLYGLIDKEIANAEAGKPAAIWAKLNSLTDSDMIDRLYEASRAGVEIRLVVRGICCLKPGVPGLSETISVKSIVGRFLEHARIWAFANGHALPSRRAKVYISSADAMSRNLDRRVETLVPIRNATVHDQILDQVMVANFLDTEQSWALDSGGNYHRIENSDHPFNCHRYFMTNPSLSGRGAALSRGGVPRLDLRRGRE; via the coding sequence ATGATTAGCGCCGTTTCGAGTTTCGACCCGGTGGAGCGTCCGGACATAAACGACCGCTTCTTCAACCGGGAACTGAGCTGGCTCTCGTTCAACGAGCGCGTGCTCGCGGAGGCGACCAGGCCTAGCTATCCCCTGCTCGAACGGCTGCGGTTCCTGGCGATCTCCGGCAGCAACCTCGACGAATTCATGATGATCCGCGTCGCCGGCTTGAGCGGACAAGTGCGCAGCGGCGTCGACGAGGTTTCGATCGACGGCAAGACCCCGCAGCAGCAAGTCGCCGCGGTCCGCTCCAAGATCGGCGAGCTGGTCGACATGCAACAGCGCGCACTCGCGGAGTTGCGGGCGCTGCTCGATAACCAGGGCATCCATATCGTCGACGAGCGGCACATGGACAGCCAGGCGACCGCGTGGTTGCGCCAGTATTTCATCGATTACGTCGTGCCCGTGGTCACTCCACAGGCGATCGATCCGGCCCACCCGTTCCCGTTCGTAGCCAATCAGGGCATCGGCGTGCTGTTCAGCCTGACGCGGATCAGGGACGGCGCGCGACTGGTCGAGATGGTGCTGATTCCCAACGCGATCCCTCGGTTCGTGCGCATTCCGGGTGACGAAGCGACTTACGTCTCGATCGAGAGCGTGATCTGCCGCTTTGCCGACTTGTTGTTCCCCGGCTTCCAGGTCGAAGGCGATGGCGTGTTCCGCGTGCTGCGCGACAGCGATATCGAGCTGGAGGAAGAGGCCGAAGACCTGGTCCGTTACTTCCGCACCGCGATCCAGCGTCGGCGGCGCGGACGGGTGATCCTGATGGAGATCGACCGCGATTGCGCGCCGGAGGCCGAGGCGATCCTGCGCGAACAGCTCGCCCTGCCCGACACGCTGGTCAACAAGACCGACGGCATGCTGGGCATCGGCGGCCTGGCCGGTGTGGTCGAGGAAGACCGGCCCGACCTCAAGTTCGAACCGTTCAACCCGCGCTATCCGGAACGCATTCTCGAGCATGACGGCGATTGCTTCGCCGCCATCCGCGAGAAGGACATGATCATCCACCACCCCTACGAAAGCTTCGAAGCGGTGGTGGACTTCATCCGCCAGGCGGCGAAGGATCCTTCCGTCGTCTCGATCAAGCAGACGCTCTATCGCGCGGGCAACCAGTCCTCGATCATCGCGGCGCTGATCACGGCGGCGGAATCGGGCAAGTCGGTCACCGCCGTGGTCGAACTCAAGGCCCGCTTCGACGAGGAGCAGAACCTGCACTGGGCGTCCGAGCTCGAACGTGCCGGTGTGCAGGTGATCTACGGCTTCATCGACTGGAAGACCCACGCCAAGGTTTCCATGATCGTGCGCCGGGAAGAGCAGGCCTACCGGACCTACTGCCACTTCGGCACCGGCAACTATCATCCGCAGACGGCACGCATCTATACCGACTTCAGCTACTTCACCGCCGACGAAAGCCTCGCACGCGATGCGGTCAAGCTGTTCAACTTCATCACCGGCTATGTCGAACCCCAGCGGACCGAGCAGCTGTCGATCTCGCCCATCAACTTGCGCGAGACGCTTTACGGGCTGATCGACAAGGAGATCGCCAACGCGGAGGCCGGAAAGCCGGCCGCGATCTGGGCGAAGCTCAATTCGCTGACCGACTCGGACATGATCGACCGACTCTACGAAGCGAGCCGGGCCGGCGTGGAAATCCGCCTGGTGGTCCGTGGCATCTGCTGCCTCAAGCCCGGCGTGCCTGGCCTGTCGGAGACGATTTCGGTCAAGTCGATCGTAGGACGCTTCCTTGAGCATGCGCGGATCTGGGCTTTCGCCAACGGCCATGCCCTGCCGAGCCGCCGGGCCAAGGTCTACATCTCCTCGGCCGATGCCATGTCGCGCAATCTCGACCGGCGTGTCGAAACGCTCGTCCCGATCCGCAACGCGACGGTGCACGACCAGATCCTCGACCAAGTCATGGTAGCGAATTTTCTCGATACCGAGCAGAGCTGGGCGCTCGATTCGGGTGGCAACTACCACCGGATCGAAAACAGCGACCATCCGTTCAATTGCCATCGGTATTTCATGACCAACCCCTCCCTCTCCGGCCGCGGCGCCGCACTCAGCCGTGGCGGCGTGCCGAGGCTCGACTTGCGCCGGGGCAGAGAATGA
- a CDS encoding Flp family type IVb pilin: MKFFNNLLRDEQGATAIEYGLIAALIAVAAMTAMGTIGSELTNTFTSVGDTLENANGA; encoded by the coding sequence ATGAAGTTCTTCAACAACCTGCTCCGTGACGAACAGGGCGCGACCGCCATCGAATACGGCCTCATCGCCGCCCTCATCGCGGTTGCCGCGATGACCGCGATGGGCACCATCGGCAGTGAACTCACAAACACCTTCACCTCGGTTGGCGACACGCTTGAGAACGCAAACGGGGCATAA
- a CDS encoding 2OG-Fe(II) oxygenase — MTNHKALQPGEPARNPQATHARIATYDWDAIAADLDREGWAVLPGLFEDGDCDTIAGLYGPSDTFRSQIHMARHGFGQGEYRYFAYPLPSLIEATRTALFPYIAPIANGWHERMGLEARFPNEHAAFLKRCHEAGQRRPTPLLLEYRAGDYNCLHQDLYGEHVFPLQVAVLLSEPGEDFTGGEFVLTEQRPRMQSRAAVVPLGKGDGVLFAVNARPHRGSRGDYRVNLRHGVSKVRSGKRHTLGIIFHDAA, encoded by the coding sequence ATGACCAACCACAAAGCTCTCCAGCCTGGCGAACCCGCCCGCAACCCTCAAGCCACCCACGCACGTATCGCGACCTACGATTGGGATGCCATCGCCGCCGATCTCGACCGCGAAGGCTGGGCCGTTCTGCCCGGTCTGTTCGAAGACGGCGACTGCGATACCATCGCCGGCCTCTACGGACCGAGCGACACCTTCCGCAGCCAGATCCACATGGCACGCCACGGCTTCGGCCAGGGCGAATATCGCTACTTCGCCTATCCGCTACCGTCGCTCATAGAAGCGACACGCACCGCGCTCTTTCCGTACATCGCCCCGATCGCCAACGGTTGGCACGAGCGCATGGGGTTGGAGGCGCGTTTCCCGAACGAACATGCCGCGTTCCTGAAACGCTGCCATGAGGCCGGCCAGCGTCGCCCTACGCCTCTGCTGCTCGAATATCGGGCGGGCGATTATAACTGCCTTCATCAGGACCTATACGGCGAGCACGTCTTTCCCCTGCAAGTCGCCGTGTTGTTGTCCGAACCCGGTGAGGACTTCACCGGCGGCGAATTCGTGCTGACCGAGCAACGTCCGCGCATGCAATCGCGTGCGGCTGTGGTGCCGCTGGGCAAAGGCGATGGCGTGCTTTTCGCGGTCAACGCCCGCCCGCATCGGGGCTCGCGCGGAGACTATCGCGTCAACCTGCGCCACGGTGTCAGCAAAGTGCGGTCGGGCAAGCGCCACACGCTGGGGATCATCTTCCACGATGCTGCCTGA
- a CDS encoding tyrosine-type recombinase/integrase: MGNLTALGVKNAKPGRHGDGAGLYLLVKPSGAKSWLLRVQKGGKRRDIGLGSLAALSLAEAREKAAELRKHALNGRDPIAERDRDNRPTPTFREATKDTHEALKSGWIAKNAAVFLKSLETYAYPKLGGLKVDTIDASHILGVLTPIWTTKPELARKLRMRIGQVLNFSHSKGWRSAEAPGKALSVGLPRQPKGKNFAAMPYTEVPTFVGDLQAGTPTSGRRALLFLIFTAARPGEVRFARWGQIDFIKRDWNRPAEIMKEREPHTITLNSSAIALLEEIKAGRTPKPVDLIFPGPRGNPLSDMTLRKVLRDAGQQFDAHGFRSSFRDWAAERMHSIPDAVAEAALAHAVLDRVVRAYKRTKFLEMRRKLLEAWAQYL, from the coding sequence ATGGGTAATCTGACGGCGCTTGGGGTAAAGAATGCGAAGCCCGGTCGCCATGGTGACGGGGCGGGTCTCTATCTTCTTGTGAAACCATCCGGTGCCAAGTCATGGCTTCTCAGGGTGCAGAAAGGCGGTAAGCGGCGCGACATTGGTCTGGGCTCGCTAGCTGCGCTCTCCCTGGCCGAAGCGCGCGAGAAGGCGGCAGAACTTCGCAAGCACGCGCTAAATGGTCGTGACCCCATTGCGGAACGCGATCGGGATAACCGTCCTACTCCAACCTTCCGTGAAGCCACGAAAGACACGCACGAAGCGTTGAAATCAGGCTGGATTGCGAAGAATGCAGCCGTCTTCCTGAAGTCTCTTGAAACCTACGCCTACCCGAAGCTTGGCGGCCTGAAGGTCGATACGATCGATGCGTCGCATATCCTGGGTGTGCTGACACCAATCTGGACAACGAAACCAGAGTTGGCGCGCAAGCTTCGAATGCGGATCGGTCAGGTGCTGAACTTCTCCCACTCGAAAGGATGGCGTTCGGCAGAAGCACCCGGGAAAGCCTTGTCCGTGGGACTGCCACGGCAGCCGAAAGGCAAGAACTTTGCGGCCATGCCGTACACTGAGGTCCCGACCTTTGTCGGAGATCTTCAGGCCGGCACGCCGACCAGCGGACGTCGTGCGCTGTTATTCTTGATCTTCACTGCGGCTCGGCCCGGAGAGGTCCGTTTCGCACGCTGGGGTCAGATCGATTTCATCAAGCGCGACTGGAATCGGCCTGCCGAAATCATGAAGGAACGGGAGCCGCATACGATCACGCTGAACAGCTCGGCCATCGCTCTGCTGGAAGAGATCAAGGCCGGCCGTACGCCTAAGCCTGTTGATCTGATCTTCCCTGGTCCACGAGGCAATCCGCTCTCGGATATGACCTTGCGCAAGGTACTTCGAGACGCCGGTCAGCAATTCGACGCGCACGGCTTCCGCAGTTCGTTTCGCGACTGGGCTGCCGAACGGATGCACTCGATACCCGACGCAGTAGCCGAGGCTGCTTTGGCCCATGCCGTGCTCGATCGTGTGGTCCGTGCTTACAAGCGGACCAAGTTCCTTGAGATGCGCCGCAAGCTCTTGGAAGCGTGGGCACAATACCTATGA
- a CDS encoding helix-turn-helix domain-containing protein — protein MEPITITIADAKKATGLGVTTIYDLIGQGKLETVKVGRRTLVKTKSIRVLLGEAA, from the coding sequence ATGGAACCTATCACGATCACAATCGCCGACGCCAAGAAGGCAACCGGCCTGGGTGTCACCACAATCTATGACCTGATCGGCCAAGGTAAACTTGAGACCGTCAAGGTGGGCCGGCGTACGCTGGTCAAAACCAAGAGCATTCGCGTTCTGCTGGGCGAGGCCGCTTGA
- a CDS encoding CHC2 zinc finger domain-containing protein codes for MRTLLDLDQIREQHALPSVAAATIKLRKCGVEWKGCCPFHYDRSPSFTIFDGGRRYQCFGCGASGDVLDFVRSLHGVGLREAAQMLTGRELPSIEIEPAATAAKEDRLEEARSIWRSAGPASGTAAETYLRSRGLHLSIPPTIRFARLRYGKSGPEHPCLIAAVAGPDNKLSGIQRTYLNAAGTGKAAVPKPKLSLGRVSGGAIRLAPVATSLVVCEGLEDGLSLQQELGRTVWVAAGASMLPAMRFPDIVTSVAIGGDNDEAGRAAVRKAAETFTARSLTVRTFFPIGGKDFNAELMGAFA; via the coding sequence ATGAGGACTCTTCTCGACCTCGATCAGATCCGCGAACAGCACGCGCTGCCTTCCGTTGCTGCCGCCACGATCAAGCTGCGGAAGTGTGGCGTGGAGTGGAAGGGCTGCTGTCCTTTCCATTACGACAGGTCGCCGTCCTTCACGATCTTTGACGGCGGCAGGCGGTATCAATGTTTCGGCTGCGGCGCGTCAGGTGACGTTCTCGATTTCGTACGAAGCCTCCACGGTGTGGGACTGCGCGAAGCGGCTCAGATGCTCACTGGACGGGAATTGCCCTCAATAGAGATCGAGCCGGCGGCAACAGCGGCCAAGGAAGACAGGCTTGAGGAAGCCCGCTCTATCTGGCGGAGTGCGGGTCCCGCATCCGGCACGGCCGCCGAGACCTACCTTCGCTCACGCGGACTTCACCTTAGCATTCCGCCAACGATCCGCTTTGCAAGGTTGAGGTACGGGAAGAGTGGTCCGGAGCACCCCTGTCTGATCGCCGCAGTGGCGGGACCAGATAACAAGCTGAGTGGTATTCAGCGAACCTACCTGAATGCCGCCGGCACCGGGAAGGCGGCCGTGCCCAAGCCGAAGCTGAGCCTCGGGCGTGTATCGGGAGGTGCGATCAGGCTGGCTCCTGTGGCAACGTCGCTCGTCGTCTGTGAGGGCCTCGAGGATGGCTTGTCCCTTCAGCAGGAACTCGGACGCACGGTCTGGGTAGCTGCGGGAGCCTCGATGCTTCCGGCCATGCGGTTCCCCGACATCGTTACGTCGGTCGCCATTGGCGGTGACAATGACGAAGCCGGTCGCGCGGCAGTTCGAAAAGCGGCGGAAACATTCACTGCCCGCAGCCTTACGGTCCGGACCTTTTTCCCGATCGGCGGCAAGGATTTCAATGCAGAGCTAATGGGGGCGTTCGCATGA